AAGCtcaacttgtccaaagtcacatgaATAGTAAATGACAGAGCAGGGATTTAGATTGGAGAATGTGGGTACAGCATCTGGACTCAAGCACCATGCACACTGCCTTCTCTCCCACAGCGAAGGTAGAAAGGGCAGGGTGTTAGAAGGGGCTTTGGGACTGGTTCCCAGGATCACCTGCTGGAGaatttccctctcctcccaggacAGGAGCGCTTCACATCCATGACACGACTGTACTACCGGGATGCCTCCGCCTGTGTTATTATGTTTGATGTTACCAATGCCACTACCTTCAGCAACAGCCAGAAATGGAAACAGGACCTGGACAGCAAGCTCACACTGCCCAACGGaaagcctgtgccctgcctgctcTTGGCCAACAAGGTACACGGTCAATCTAGGCAAATGGCCACTGGCCGCAGTCTTTGGTGGGAGAGCAAGCTGTCTAAAATGCTCTTCAGGTCTGGGCTGGCAAAATCATCTCTACCCCCTTTCAAGGGATGTTGAGACTTTCTTTGGGAAGAATGTTGAATGTAGATTTTAGATGCTGCTGTTCTTAGCCATTGGCGGAAAGGTTTTAAATCCACAGGCATCTCAGCTGTGTTCCTATCCCCAGGAAGTTTATGGTGTTGCTTTTTATTTACTGTCCTTGCCAGTGTGATCTGTCCCCTTGGGCAGTGAGCCGAGACCAGGTTGACCGGTTCAGTAAGGAGAACGGTTTCATAGGAtggacagaaacatcagtcaaagagaacaaaaatattaatgaggCCATGAGGTGAGTAGCTCATGGGCACACAGACGTGCCCATCTTCCACTGCAGCCCGTTGGaccttcttttcttgtttctgagcAAATAAGAACAGACTGGAATACCAGCTTCTGAAGGTCAGGGGCGCTGCCCTCCCTTCTGCAGTAACCGGGGACAAACCCTGTGGCTCTCCTGAAATGGCATTTGGTGTTAAGACAGACAATGCCTgctgtttctccttttcctcaaTCCAGCTTTTcagacttatttttatttgtttttcagagtCCTCATCGAAAAGATGATGAGCAATTTCAGAGAAGATGTGTCTTTGTCCACCCAAGGGGACTACATCAACCTACAAACTAAACCCTCCTCCAGCTGGGGCTGCTGCTAGGAGTGTCCTGCATGCTTTCCCTCCCAGTTCTAATCCCTTCCCTTTGGTTGCCCACTCAGCAATTTTATTAAGTACATTCAAACTGTCTCCTGCTGACTGTCCAATAAGGAGGGCCATCATCACCAAGAAGTGACACCTGGGACCCAGGTGCATTTCTGCATCTCCCGCAGCCTGGTTCTCACTTGCTGCTGCTGGCTCACGTGGCCCAGGTAGTACCTCTTGTATAAGACCACCGCATCACTCAATTTGTGATCTGGGGCTTTGGGGGAAGGATTGGAAATCAGTATCTGTGTCTTAAGGATCATAATTCTCAGCTGCCTTTGAGCTTGTGTTTCCATCTGATGTATGTTGAGATATCAATCTGATATGACTTCAGATTGAGAGGGAAATGAAATCAAAGGTCCATTTCCCAAACTCCTTGCAGGTCAGGCTTTCAGATTCTTTCTGTCTTGGAATTTGAATTTACTGTAACCATCTGATTCTGAGATGCAGGAGTGGAGTTGGATATCTTTGAGTTTTGGGCTACTGGAGGTGACTCAAAAGTCACTGTATTTTTGAAGCTTCTAAACTCATAATTAGCTTTCTCTTGGCTTCAAGAACAGTCAACTtaccctgaccaggtggctcagttgggtggaaaATCgtcccatgcacacacacaaaaaactgttgtagattcagtccctggtcggggtacaTGCCGAGGACCCAGGATGCATGTTTGAGCCCTAGTCGGGCACATATTGGAGGCAACaatcgatctctctctccctctctcaaaatcaataaacatatcctcaggtgaaggttAAAAAGAGAATAGTCAAGCTTTTAAACTATTTTGTAAGATGAGAGCTTTTCTTTCCACAAAGAAATTACTCCTCACATCAGGGTGTTCTGTTTGTCTCCCTGCCATAGGGTAGGGGCAGGGTTTGCAGGTTTCTGAGTTGTTGTCTTGATGCATAATGCTGCACGAGGTGCCCAGCTGTCTGTTTCTCGAAGCTCTGGGAATGCGAATGGAAGAGGGAGAGGTCACTAGAACAAAACCCTGTGGGGCAACTTGCTTAGGAGCAATCTGCGTGGCTAGCACTTAACAGCCATAGGAAGTGAATATTTTGTACAGACTTTTGTCTGGGGGTGGAAGTAGACAGAAAATCGTTAGCTAATTTAAGTGCTAAATCAGGTAGGGTTTTAAGACTTCTGAGTCCCAACCTCAGCCTACTGAATGAACATTTCTGGGGGTGAAGCCTGGGAATTTGCTAGTTCTCAAAGCTTCCCAGGTGACTTTGATCAGTCTGGTTTGGAAATGCCACTGCTGGAGAACTTGGTACCAAGTTGCAGAGACCCGGGCCTTCCCTGGTGGTTCCCCCGGTGGCTCTGACTCACGCCAGACTTTAAAGGCCACTGTCCTAAGGGAGAGACTAGAGGCCAAAtaccagaaaaagaatgagatccAAGCCTTCAGTAATGTGTTtacttttctgtcttttgtttttaatgccaATTATTGTAACTTTTGCACAACTTTTGAGACCTTGAAGTTCTCTTTTGTATTACCCTTTTCAGGTAGAGTTTTTATTACAATGATTCTGAAGATAATAGTGGATTAACATTCCCTTTATATGAgaagaaaattgatttttatgcACTGGTTTGAACCCctggaatataaataaatgggaaataaatCTTGTATTCGTGGTGGTTACTGGCCATTCATGTGAGTTTGTTGAGTGTTATCCTATGCTGATTGTTCAAGAGCATTGTGGAAGTGAagactacttttttaaaaaaaaaaataccttccttAAAAGTGAAGGTGAATGTTTTTCTGCTTATCTGGTAATTTACTAGTAAGTACCAGCTGCCTAGTACCAATTCAGTACTTGATGTAACATCCCAAATACTATTTGGAAATgcgaccatttaaaaaaattgaatatgcCACAtagacaataacaaggggggtggaaatagaggagggaggtggggaggggggaggggaaaaggcagaaaactgtacttgaacaacaataaaaaatgtttaaaaaaattgaatatgctttcttttcccatttgcTGACTCAAGATATATCTACCTTTTAAAGCATTGCTAGTAGCTGGCCTGCCAGCCCTTCTGGATTTTGTCTCCCAATTGGTGAAAGTTATAGGCCTGAAActaattaaagaagaaattgaaatataACTGATTCCTGTATGTGTCCCTACCCATAGAGAAAAcaataaggaagaagaaaatatttacatgattCAAAATGTGATTATACTAAAACAGATCCTATCATTGGATGCCACCTCTTAGGTAAAATTATTTGGAACATGGAGACTGTTGTATcccttccttagagaagtgtctgtatTTGAGACAAGATGCCCCCAACCACTCGGCTGGTCTGGCCCAAAGAAAACCAGCATTCTCTGCAGAATGTTCTTAGAGACCCGAGGAAGGGCTGAAACAGAGCTGCCCTGTTTCAGCTGGAGCAAAACAGCTGAAACAAGGGATGGAGACTGCCATGGCTTTCTACTCTGGACAGAAAAGCCAAGTGACCACACAAGCAGGGAGAAGAGACAAAGGTCAAGGAAGGCCCTTCAGCAGTAACTGATGTTTTGCTCTCTCGTTATTACTAATGAGCCAAAATTACTCCAAGATGATTTTCCTAATTCACTTTCTCTAGCTATTGCTAAAGTGTGTTGGGTTCCTCATCTTTACCTATTATCTCCAGTTTCAACTCTTCATGTGGTCTGTCTTCTGTCTTCAGGACACCGTGTCCCATCTTACATGAGGCCCTCCTGCCCTTCATTGTCCTGTAGGCAGTGGCCTGCTTTTGACGTGATCTAAGGACATGGTTAGAAGATGTAAGAATCtccatgggccctggctggtgtagctcagtgaattgagtgcgagcctgcgaaccaaagggtcgcaagttcaattcccagtcagggcacatgcctgggttgcaggccaggtccccagcagggggcgtgcaagaggcaaccatacattgatgtttctctcccactcttcttcccttccttcccctctctctaaaaataaataaataaaatcttttaaaaaatctccacaGTATTCTATAAAATTTAATGACCAGGTTGCCCAAGGAAACAAACCTATTTATTTCCCCTCTACCTGTCTCGGTTCACTATGTTTAGATAGAGTTCTCAGCTGTATAAGTGACTCATTTATTAAAGCCAAACAACCCCCAAAGCTGCAAGTTGGATGAGATAAGAAACCACCAGGAAATGATGTGTGTTCTAAAAAacagaatgtatttttaattcagCCATCAATACAGAGACTTGACAGTATATCTGCACATGACTTTCATTGTTATTAGAAAAACCCTACCTTCTCTTTGGCTTTTAAACATAATCTGAATTCACTCAAGTTTTATCTGCAAAGTTTCAGTATAATAATGGCATTGGTCTGTATCAAGGTTTTCCAGGGAAAAAGAACTGTAGGagcataattatatatatgtgtgtgtgtgtgtgtgcatgtgtgtgtgtataaaggggtttattataaggaattggcttacTGGATTATGGAAGTTGACAGGTCCAAAATCTGCAGACCCGATATCCCAGTTAAAGTCTCAAGGCTGGCAGGCTGGAAGAAGCTGATACTTCAGTTCGAAAGCCATCAGGCAGGTAAGAATTCTTGCTTACTCAGCAGAGGGTCAACCTTTTATTCTGCTTaggtcttcaactgattggatgaggcccacccacatttccTAGCACAATCTGCTTTATTCTCTCTATTGATTTGAATGTTAATCTCATTCCTAAgcaccctcacagaaacacccagaattacgtttgaccaaatatctgggcagctgatggctcagtcaaattgacacataaaattacccATCACATGCACGTAACAGTCCTTTCCTGGGGAATGGTGCCATTTGCTGCCTTCAGACTCTAATTGGATTCATACTCATCAAAGTCCACCTGACTGGGACCTAACTGTGGGGATCAAGAGGAGACAGTAgatagggagaggaaggagaaaaggtagGCTTTTTGTGATTTACCAGGGTACGAGCAGGGTAGCGCTGGGTACCAATGGCTGGTTTTGTATGAGACCTGCTTCTCAGATACGTGAGTAGTGAGTGCTTTTCACACTGTCttgaaaatgagaaagcaaactgttttccccattttatgtTTGAGGGAACAAATGTCTCTAAATTTGACTTTCTGAAAGGCAGCTGGTTGAATTTGTAATGAAGCCAAGACATATCTGCAAGTCTTCTAATTCCCGATCTCCATTCTGTCCTTTAGGTTTCTGGGGAATATTTAACCCAAGAAAGCTATTTTGGAAAAGAAGCccagacagagaaacagaactggTCTGTGTTTGAAACTCTTGTTTTGTATTAGATTTTGGTTAGAGACCATGTTCATATGTGGAATGGAGACATAATTAAATTTGGAGCCAAATTAAGTGCAGTTTGGATAATATACAGTACAGATACATTGTAAGATGCTTTACTGACAAGTTCTACTTACTAAGATATGTCACCCAAATGCAGTGACTCATTTAATTTTGAATATCAGCTCTCTTGTTTGCAAGTACAGGGATTTCAGCAGCCATTCCCTTGTCAACTGTTGCTACCAGTAGCTAACATCTGAGCGTTGCCATAAACCAAGTAAGTATTCTGAGCGCTTcacatatgatatatataaatgaggaaacaggcacaaaAAAACAAGACTTtgctcaaggttacacagctagcaagtggcaaaACTGATTTTTAAGCTTAATTAGTGTGATTCCAGGAACTGGGCCTTTACTACCACTTACTTCCTCCCATTTCACATTATGTGTGTTTTGGTCGTGGCATCCTTGaagttttttctaaatattttatttatttttagagagaggggaagggagggagaaaaagagggagagaaacatcaatgtgtggttgcctctcacctggcccccactggggacctggcctgcaacccaagcatgtgccctgactgggaatcaaaccagcaaccctttggttcacaggcccatgctcaatccactgagccacacgggccaggggtGAAGTTTTTCCATACAACAATTTTTCACTATGGTGGAAGCAAAGAGTAATTTATTAAATGGGCatatatgattttacttttttaaaagtagatagaaatatattaaatggGCATATGGCCATCTTTACTGAcctttataatgaaaaattttaaatctactcctgaaatggaggaaagaaaaatccaaaccaccatttatttacattttgataaatttgttttcaatcagttttttaaagcaaaaaattttttcacataattGTGTTCACACTTAAATCATTTTAGATTACATATCTTTTATGTATCCAGTATTATAGTAGGAGTTGTGGGGGATATAAAGATCTATGCCGTAGAAGTTCAAAGGGGAAGGAGGTTAAGAAAGATTTCTGAAAAGGAAGTAGGACTAGATGCAAATCAAGGAAGAGGGGGACAGGATTTTAGCTTGGGAAGACAGGGAGTTTAGAATTCTTAGGTAGGTTTGAGAAATAGCCAGTTCCCAAAGGGCTCAtgctgcagagcagaggggaataagaaACAATCAGAAAGATTGTTGACAGATTGGGCCATTCATGATTAAACTGGTAGTGCCACACCTGCCATGCACCAGCTTCTTTATTAGGTGCGTGGGTTGAAGGCCTGGAGAAGACAGGGTTCCTGGCCGTGCGGGGCAGTCTGGAAGCGAGTCGGACGGATCAAGGCATTGCGTCCCACTGCAGGGAGTGCCCAGTCTACCCGCAGTGATGCGGGACCGAGGGAGGTCGAGAAAGGCCTCGTGGGCACTTCAGCTGAGTACATGTCGCTAACTGAAGCACTGCAAGAGGAAATAAATGCATCTGAAACAAAGGGAAGTGAATAAAGGCATGGGGACATGCAGTAAAGAGCGGAGCTTGCTCAGAGAACAGTCGATGTCATAACAGCTGGAGccgggagggaggtggaggaggggactgTGAGAAAATGAGGTTAGAGATAGGACCAAATGGAGGAAAGCCCCACAGGCCATGCCACAGCATTTGAACATGACCTTGTAGTGGAGAACTATtaaagagtttaatttttttttaagtttttttcttattgaaaaaatatataaacattacctttttaaaaataaatagaaatatatcattttatactTCTGGATGTCAGAGGTCCAAACTTGGTCTCAGTGGACTAACATCAAGGGGTTGGCAgggccctgacaggtgtggctcagtgagttgggcatcatcctgcaaactgaaaggtcaccggttcaattcctattCAAGGcataagcctgggttgtgggccaggtcccccactgggggcatgtgagaggcaaccaatcaatgtttcacacattgatgtttctccccctttctttcttcctcccttcccctcactctacaaataagtaaataaaatgttttttaaaaaagatgttggGACTTCCAGCTAAGTTGGAGACATAGGCatatacactgtgcctcctcacacaaccaaaagaagaacaacaacaaatttaaaaacaaaaaaatgaccagaattgccagaaaatcaaactgtatggaagtccaacaaccaaggagttaaagaagaaacattcatccagactgataggagtggggagacaggcagctggagcGGAGAGGACTCAGAcaaggtggctggaggaccaggcagtcccacacttGAGTGTAAatgaactgggaggaacaactgtggagagagacagaccgtgcaacccagggttccagcgcagggaaataaagcctcaaaacttctgactgaaacaatctgtgggggttgtggcagtgggagaaactcccaacctcacaggagagttcattggagagatccacagtgtcccagaatgtacacaagcgaacccacctaggaatcagcacctggaggacccaatttgcttgtgagtagacatgggttgctctg
The sequence above is drawn from the Desmodus rotundus isolate HL8 chromosome 12, HLdesRot8A.1, whole genome shotgun sequence genome and encodes:
- the RAB29 gene encoding ras-related protein Rab-7L1 isoform X2, coding for MGSRDHLFKVLVVGDAAVGKTSLVQRYSQDSFSKHYKSTVGVDFALKVLQWSDSEMVRLQLWDIAGQERFTSMTRLYYRDASACVIMFDVTNATTFSNSQKWKQDLDSKLTLPNGKPVPCLLLANKCDLSPWAVSRDQVDRFSKENGFIGWTETSVKENKNINEAMRVLIEKMMSNFREDVSLSTQGDYINLQTKPSSSWGCC
- the RAB29 gene encoding ras-related protein Rab-7L1 isoform X1, giving the protein MSWPSLVARWGRSGAVPAGDTPQSLVPFLGKPDRDGAKVQTAGGSELAPRAPPRLRPRGEEARKVDFALKVLQWSDSEMVRLQLWDIAGQERFTSMTRLYYRDASACVIMFDVTNATTFSNSQKWKQDLDSKLTLPNGKPVPCLLLANKCDLSPWAVSRDQVDRFSKENGFIGWTETSVKENKNINEAMRVLIEKMMSNFREDVSLSTQGDYINLQTKPSSSWGCC